The stretch of DNA tcagtagggaggttcgtatccttctccgtaagaaaaggaaaatgtgggatagatttaggttactggggactgatgagtcaaaatctcagtatcgaaaggctcggaacacttgtgcctcgaccctccgtaagtctagaaaattgtacgaagaaaaacttgttaaggaatccatagaatgtcctaaacgcttgtattcctatataaaccaaaggacaaggagaaaaggaaatattcctgctctatggggagacagtactgcttcatcatcagtggaggacgactttggtaaggctcaagcgttctcgaactactttagcaacgtgtataccatagaagcgcccttcccgtcagcgtatacagatcccccatacatacactggatagcgtgaccattaaagaactcgatgtctttggtctgctaaataagcttgacataggtaaatccacgaggcccgatgaattacatcctaggctactgaaagaattatctaacttcgttgcaagccctttaagtacatgctttaacctatccgttacgcagggtcgcttaccgaaagattggaaaaacgcc from Schistosoma haematobium chromosome Unknown HiC_scaffold_365, whole genome shotgun sequence encodes:
- a CDS encoding uncharacterized protein (EggNog:ENOG410IPVR~COG:S) — encoded protein: MPPLGKSDHAVLTFDFHITASHEDASVQSRPNVWKANIPDIMHSASLIDWTINPESSIETAWDAFRNSYLKVTTPHIPWTIPKGPKKSPPWFSREVRILLRKKRKMWDRFRLLGTDESKSQYRKARNTCASTLRKSRKLYEEKLVKESIECPKRLYSYINQRTRRKGNIPALWGDSTASSSVEDDFGKAQAFSNYFSNVYTIEAPFPSAYTDPPYIHWIA